From a single Mesorhizobium shangrilense genomic region:
- a CDS encoding MFS transporter produces the protein MFSLDLFARRVPAVTSIVGLTVNMTLYGTIFMLSFYFQQERHYSPQMTGLAFLPFMAAVTVSNVAAGRIVAKYGSRIPMATGLLIGAVGFALMALVQSDTSYASMI, from the coding sequence ATGTTCTCCCTCGATCTGTTCGCGCGTCGTGTTCCGGCGGTCACGAGCATCGTCGGGCTTACGGTGAACATGACGCTCTACGGCACGATCTTCATGCTCAGCTTCTATTTTCAGCAGGAAAGACACTATTCGCCGCAAATGACCGGCTTGGCATTCCTGCCGTTCATGGCGGCCGTCACCGTGTCGAATGTCGCAGCCGGGCGGATCGTCGCGAAATATGGATCGCGTATCCCGATGGCCACCGGCCTGCTGATTGGAGCGGTTGGTTTCGCCTTGATGGCTCTTGTGCAGTCCGACACATCCTATGCCTCGATGATCTAG
- a CDS encoding PaaI family thioesterase, producing MPAQSNLKPVLTAAQVNALMETVYPQLNEQFKYYEAIDVFPGGCIVRLNAGERHLRPGGTVSGPSLFTLADIGGYVCVLSHAGPDALSVTVNLDINFVRKAEAGPIDGHCRILKLGKSLMVFDIDIVAGPDQHTIAHATGTYSIPPKRNNDVVK from the coding sequence ATGCCCGCCCAGAGCAATCTCAAGCCGGTGCTGACCGCGGCGCAAGTCAACGCGCTGATGGAAACCGTCTATCCGCAGCTCAACGAACAGTTCAAATATTATGAGGCGATCGACGTGTTCCCGGGCGGCTGCATTGTGCGGCTCAATGCCGGCGAGCGGCACCTGCGTCCCGGCGGAACCGTGTCCGGCCCATCGCTGTTCACACTGGCCGACATTGGCGGTTACGTCTGCGTGCTGTCTCATGCCGGACCAGACGCGCTTTCGGTCACCGTCAACCTCGACATCAATTTCGTGCGCAAGGCCGAGGCCGGCCCGATCGATGGCCATTGCCGCATCCTGAAGCTGGGCAAGAGCCTGATGGTGTTCGATATCGACATCGTCGCCGGGCCGGATCAACATACGATAGCCCACGCCACCGGCACCTATTCGATCCCGCCGAAGCGCAATAATGATGTGGTAAAATAA
- a CDS encoding GNAT family N-acetyltransferase has product MTAGADDLDWQVEQTCLEGCPAAREVMVDGWLLRQSGGKTRRTNSANPLRGRTAAPETVLAMVEAFYGEHQQTTLFRIPDIAAEMDAVLDSRGYSFEGGTIHLYAGMDELKDAPDPQVVVSPTPGEDWFEARFRMGSYSATDGRVFRDMTGLITGNKAFVSTERDGEVAAVAYGVIRDGLLVVESVETDGRFRQQGLGRRTVGGLIGWARRKGASAACLQVVADNAAGRALYASLGFNRELYRYHYRRKAISA; this is encoded by the coding sequence ATGACGGCGGGCGCGGATGATCTCGATTGGCAGGTTGAACAGACCTGCCTGGAAGGCTGCCCGGCGGCCAGGGAGGTGATGGTTGACGGCTGGCTTCTGCGCCAGTCCGGCGGCAAGACGCGGCGCACCAACTCGGCCAACCCTCTGCGAGGCAGGACCGCAGCACCGGAAACCGTGCTTGCCATGGTCGAGGCATTCTATGGCGAGCATCAACAGACGACCTTGTTCAGGATTCCCGACATCGCCGCCGAAATGGATGCAGTCCTCGACAGCCGTGGCTACAGCTTCGAAGGCGGGACCATCCATCTCTATGCTGGCATGGACGAATTGAAGGATGCGCCAGACCCTCAGGTCGTGGTGTCGCCGACGCCGGGCGAGGATTGGTTCGAGGCGCGGTTTCGAATGGGATCTTATAGTGCCACGGATGGCCGTGTCTTTCGCGATATGACCGGATTGATCACGGGCAACAAGGCATTCGTGTCGACCGAACGCGACGGCGAAGTCGCGGCGGTGGCTTACGGCGTGATCCGGGATGGACTGCTTGTCGTCGAATCGGTTGAAACCGATGGCCGCTTCAGGCAGCAGGGGTTGGGCCGCAGGACTGTCGGCGGCCTGATCGGCTGGGCGCGGCGCAAGGGCGCGTCGGCGGCATGCCTGCAGGTGGTCGCGGACAACGCCGCGGGTAGGGCGCTCTATGCTTCGCTCGGCTTCAACCGGGAACTTTACCGATACCACTACCGCAGGAAGGCCATTTCGGCATGA
- a CDS encoding glycerophosphodiester phosphodiesterase family protein, which translates to MRTLWLSLLLSAALAASVSQSSAGETRAREILDRFEHANQWRDHVMVAAHRAGSMQAGKTLYAENSIAAVEGSIAMGAEIVEVDIRRSKDGEFVVMHDSWLDRTTTCRGEVIKYTLAELKTCRLVIEGTGAVTNETVSTLRDMLAATKDRILINLDNKLEVGDLLGMIAVARDLGMAEQVIVKENLWNAERIATVKAAMEALGGGFQFMPIIADDAVRDAAFAETVDRAFSMRAAELINWRAGAETLTETGGPLFSPRMRAAAVRGDWHIWADTYAIVNKPGGFLSGGRGDELAVEASLPRETYGFWAERGATIIQTDEPKAAIGWLAAHGYRVPYAGRVEPATTASIN; encoded by the coding sequence ATGCGGACCCTTTGGCTGAGCCTTCTGCTTTCCGCCGCACTGGCGGCCTCTGTCAGCCAGTCATCGGCAGGCGAAACGCGGGCCAGGGAGATCCTCGACCGATTCGAACATGCCAATCAGTGGCGGGACCACGTCATGGTGGCCGCGCATCGCGCCGGCAGCATGCAGGCCGGCAAGACGCTCTATGCAGAAAATTCGATTGCGGCCGTGGAAGGCTCGATCGCCATGGGTGCCGAAATCGTCGAGGTCGACATCAGGCGCTCGAAGGATGGCGAGTTCGTGGTGATGCACGACAGCTGGCTCGACCGCACCACGACATGCAGGGGCGAGGTGATCAAATACACGCTCGCCGAGCTCAAGACCTGCAGGCTGGTGATAGAGGGGACCGGCGCCGTCACCAATGAAACGGTATCGACGCTGCGCGACATGCTGGCCGCGACAAAGGACCGGATCCTCATCAACCTCGACAACAAGCTAGAAGTTGGGGACCTCTTGGGTATGATCGCGGTGGCCCGCGACCTCGGCATGGCCGAACAGGTCATCGTCAAGGAGAACTTGTGGAATGCCGAGCGGATCGCCACTGTCAAGGCCGCCATGGAGGCGCTCGGCGGCGGCTTCCAGTTCATGCCGATCATTGCGGATGATGCAGTTCGTGACGCTGCCTTCGCCGAGACGGTAGACCGCGCCTTCTCGATGCGCGCGGCCGAACTCATCAACTGGCGGGCCGGCGCGGAAACGCTGACCGAGACCGGCGGCCCGCTCTTCAGCCCGCGCATGCGCGCCGCGGCTGTCAGGGGCGATTGGCACATCTGGGCGGACACCTACGCCATCGTCAACAAGCCAGGCGGCTTCCTTTCCGGTGGGCGTGGCGATGAGCTGGCAGTAGAGGCAAGCCTGCCGCGCGAGACCTATGGCTTCTGGGCCGAGCGTGGCGCAACCATAATCCAGACCGACGAGCCGAAGGCGGCGATCGGCTGGCTGGCGGCGCATGGCTACCGTGTGCCTTATGCCGGGCGTGTCGAGCCCGCCACCACTGCCAGCATCAACTGA
- the rplM gene encoding 50S ribosomal protein L13, translated as MTTFSQKPADVVKKWILIDAEGLVVGRLATVIANHLRGKHKPTFTPHVDDGDNVIVINADKVVFTGKKFTDKVYYWHTGHPGGIKERTARQLLEGRFPERVVEKAVERMVPRGPLGRRQMKNLRVYAGAEHPHVAQQPEVLDVAKLNSKNKKVA; from the coding sequence ATGACAACCTTTTCGCAGAAGCCTGCGGATGTGGTGAAGAAGTGGATCCTGATTGACGCCGAGGGTCTCGTCGTCGGTCGTCTCGCCACTGTCATCGCCAATCATCTTCGCGGCAAGCACAAGCCAACCTTCACCCCTCACGTCGACGACGGCGACAATGTCATCGTCATCAATGCCGACAAGGTGGTGTTCACCGGCAAGAAATTCACCGACAAGGTCTATTACTGGCACACCGGGCATCCCGGCGGCATCAAGGAGCGCACCGCGCGCCAGTTGCTTGAGGGACGTTTCCCCGAGCGCGTCGTCGAAAAGGCCGTGGAGCGCATGGTTCCGCGTGGTCCGCTCGGCCGTCGCCAGATGAAGAACCTGCGCGTTTATGCAGGCGCCGAGCATCCGCATGTCGCCCAGCAGCCCGAAGTTCTCGACGTGGCCAAGCTGAATTCCAAGAACAAGAAGGTCGCATAA
- the rpsI gene encoding 30S ribosomal protein S9, translating to MAELSSLAELGAATGNTNTQPAAPVHVQKLDKSGRAYATGKRKNAIARVWVKPGSGKIVVNDKEFAAYFARPVLQMILNQPIVASNRAGQYDIVATVVGGGLSGQAGAVRHGISKALTYYEPALRAVLKKGGFLTRDSRVVERKKYGKAKARRSFQFSKR from the coding sequence ATGGCTGAGCTTTCCTCGCTCGCAGAACTGGGCGCCGCCACCGGCAACACCAACACCCAGCCGGCGGCACCCGTCCACGTCCAGAAGCTCGACAAGTCGGGCCGCGCCTATGCCACGGGCAAGCGCAAGAACGCCATCGCGCGCGTCTGGGTGAAGCCGGGTTCCGGCAAGATCGTCGTCAACGACAAGGAATTCGCTGCATATTTCGCGCGCCCTGTCCTGCAGATGATCCTCAACCAGCCGATCGTGGCCTCCAACCGCGCCGGCCAGTACGACATCGTCGCGACGGTTGTCGGCGGCGGTCTCTCCGGCCAGGCCGGCGCTGTCCGTCACGGCATCTCCAAGGCGTTGACATACTACGAGCCGGCGCTGCGCGCCGTACTCAAGAAGGGTGGCTTCCTGACCCGCGACAGCCGCGTCGTCGAGCGTAAGAAGTACGGCAAGGCGAAGGCCCGTCGTTCGTTCCAGTTCTCGAAGCGCTAA
- a CDS encoding VOC family protein codes for MEPRISIITIATDNLDRAVRFYEAMGLTRHAGITDGVAFFQMGGAILGLFPRESAEEDSGIAFAKAPSAVYLAYNTRSDAEVDEVLAQAERAGGRIVKPAGRAFWGGWYGYFADADGHIWEVAHNPAFPIAEDGTISLPD; via the coding sequence ATGGAGCCCCGCATCTCCATCATCACCATCGCTACCGACAATCTCGACCGCGCCGTGCGCTTCTACGAGGCCATGGGTCTGACCCGCCACGCGGGGATCACAGACGGCGTCGCCTTCTTCCAGATGGGTGGCGCCATTCTTGGCCTGTTTCCACGCGAAAGCGCGGAGGAGGATTCGGGCATTGCCTTCGCCAAGGCGCCGTCCGCTGTCTATCTCGCCTACAACACCCGCTCCGACGCCGAGGTCGATGAGGTTCTGGCGCAGGCCGAGAGGGCTGGCGGTCGTATCGTCAAGCCAGCGGGGCGCGCCTTCTGGGGTGGCTGGTACGGTTATTTCGCCGATGCGGACGGGCATATCTGGGAAGTGGCGCACAATCCGGCCTTTCCGATCGCGGAAGACGGCACGATTTCGCTGCCGGATTGA
- a CDS encoding cytochrome P450: MTDLMPPPSYLTFDRTARRLRLDPHEPAFFRDPYEAYAWLHDASNAFFWEEFGFWCFGGFDDVNRLLRDRRFGRQNPAGIPDSRGIGQDRTHLKAFDGIEANSMLELEPPVHTRLRTLVNRAFVSRQVERLRPRVEALANELIDRFDPASPVDLLPAFAAPLPITIIAEMLGVPVEMGPQLLDWSHQMVAMYMHGRTRETEDTANRASREFSDFLRGYVTERRKKPGDDLLSPLISAQEDGQKLSEDELVSSAILLLNAGHEATVHQTGNAVRSILAQGGDPRRFFTSPEATAATVEECLRFDAPLHMFTRYAYQEIELAPGIVVQPGQTIGLLLGMANHDPKAFANPSAFSPGREDQKNVSFGAGIHFCIGAPLARLELQVSLKTLFGRHPRLHLAEQPRFRDTYHFHGLEALFVQF; encoded by the coding sequence ATGACCGATTTGATGCCGCCACCGTCCTATCTGACCTTCGATCGAACTGCCCGCCGCCTGCGGCTCGACCCGCATGAGCCGGCTTTTTTCCGGGATCCCTACGAAGCCTATGCCTGGCTGCACGACGCATCGAACGCATTCTTCTGGGAAGAGTTCGGCTTCTGGTGTTTTGGCGGCTTCGACGACGTCAACCGGCTGCTGCGCGATCGCCGCTTCGGCCGGCAGAACCCGGCCGGTATTCCAGACAGCCGTGGCATCGGCCAGGACCGCACGCATCTCAAGGCATTTGACGGCATCGAGGCCAATTCGATGCTTGAACTGGAGCCGCCGGTGCATACGCGGCTCAGAACGCTGGTCAATCGTGCCTTCGTCTCGCGGCAGGTCGAGCGGCTGCGGCCGCGTGTCGAGGCGCTCGCCAACGAATTGATCGACCGCTTCGATCCGGCGAGTCCTGTCGATCTTCTGCCCGCTTTCGCAGCGCCACTGCCGATCACCATCATTGCCGAAATGCTCGGCGTTCCCGTCGAAATGGGACCGCAACTGCTCGACTGGTCGCACCAGATGGTCGCCATGTACATGCATGGCCGCACGCGCGAGACTGAGGACACCGCCAACCGCGCCTCGCGCGAATTCTCTGATTTCCTGCGCGGCTACGTCACTGAGCGACGCAAGAAGCCGGGTGACGACCTGCTGTCCCCGCTGATCTCGGCGCAGGAGGATGGCCAGAAGCTCTCCGAGGACGAGTTGGTCTCCTCTGCCATCCTGCTGCTCAATGCCGGCCATGAGGCGACGGTCCACCAGACCGGCAACGCCGTGCGCTCGATCCTGGCGCAAGGCGGCGACCCTAGACGCTTCTTCACCTCGCCCGAGGCAACCGCGGCGACGGTCGAGGAATGCCTGCGCTTCGACGCGCCGCTGCACATGTTCACGCGCTACGCCTATCAGGAGATCGAACTCGCCCCGGGCATCGTCGTACAGCCTGGCCAGACGATCGGGCTGCTGCTCGGCATGGCCAACCATGACCCAAAGGCCTTCGCCAATCCATCGGCGTTCAGCCCCGGCCGCGAGGACCAGAAGAACGTCTCGTTCGGCGCCGGCATCCATTTTTGTATCGGTGCGCCGCTCGCCCGGCTCGAACTGCAGGTGTCGCTGAAAACCCTGTTCGGGCGGCATCCGAGGCTGCATCTTGCCGAACAGCCACGCTTCCGCGACACCTATCATTTCCACGGGCTGGAAGCGCTCTTCGTCCAATTTTGA
- a CDS encoding CatB-related O-acetyltransferase: protein MTIAEDATAKHWSKVEYLHETVKNPNIHVRGTHSYYSDAWSGSFEDSVVRYLHGDDYSLKAWQPAWPIDQLHIGDYVCIGAEAVILLGGNHTHRMDWFSLYPFAEFIVDAYVGKGDTTIGDGVWIGMRAMVMPGVSIGEGAVIASGAIVTKDVAPYTIVAGNPAKPIKSRFAEATTKTLLALKVYDWPTDKFEALKHLVCADDIDALAAASQQYNAG from the coding sequence ATGACCATCGCCGAAGATGCAACCGCCAAACACTGGTCGAAGGTGGAGTATCTGCACGAGACCGTGAAGAACCCGAACATCCATGTTCGGGGCACGCACAGCTACTATAGCGACGCATGGTCGGGGTCGTTCGAGGACAGCGTGGTGCGCTACCTCCATGGCGACGATTACAGTCTGAAAGCCTGGCAACCCGCCTGGCCGATCGATCAACTGCATATTGGCGACTATGTATGCATCGGCGCGGAAGCAGTGATCCTGCTCGGCGGCAACCATACCCACCGGATGGACTGGTTCAGCCTCTATCCATTTGCCGAATTCATCGTCGACGCCTATGTCGGCAAGGGTGACACCACCATTGGTGACGGTGTCTGGATCGGCATGCGCGCCATGGTCATGCCCGGCGTCAGCATCGGCGAAGGTGCGGTCATCGCCTCGGGAGCGATCGTGACCAAGGATGTGGCGCCCTACACAATCGTCGCGGGAAACCCGGCAAAGCCGATCAAGTCGCGATTTGCCGAGGCAACGACGAAGACGCTGCTCGCGCTCAAGGTCTACGACTGGCCGACGGACAAATTCGAAGCGCTTAAGCACTTGGTTTGCGCTGATGATATCGACGCCCTTGCCGCGGCTTCGCAGCAATACAACGCGGGTTGA
- a CDS encoding enoyl-CoA hydratase has translation MAEIVAIKPAVAEGPIVARLDMGVLRLTLANPPANALSLAVMEALTAELDRARDDKSIRVVILSSSERVFCAGHDLKEMTAHRADADRGRAFFEKTFAACAVLMQAIVRLPKPVIAEVDGLATAAGLQLVASCDLAIASHEATFCTPGVNIGLFCSTPMVALSRNVSRKHAMEMLLTGETIDAATAKEFGLVNRVVPREYLNQIVTKYAQTIASKSSLVVKTGKEAFYEQAEMGLADAYAYTGRVMVENMLARDAEEGIGAFIGKRKPEWPEE, from the coding sequence GTGGCGGAAATCGTTGCCATCAAGCCGGCTGTCGCCGAGGGTCCCATCGTTGCCCGCCTGGACATGGGCGTGCTGCGTCTGACGCTGGCCAATCCGCCCGCCAACGCCTTGTCGTTGGCGGTGATGGAGGCCTTGACGGCGGAACTCGACCGAGCACGTGACGACAAATCCATCCGCGTCGTCATCTTGTCGTCGTCCGAAAGGGTGTTCTGTGCCGGGCACGACCTCAAGGAAATGACCGCCCATCGCGCCGATGCCGACCGGGGCAGGGCGTTCTTCGAAAAAACATTTGCGGCTTGCGCCGTCCTGATGCAGGCGATCGTGCGCCTGCCGAAACCGGTGATCGCCGAAGTCGACGGGCTGGCGACGGCGGCTGGCTTGCAACTGGTCGCGAGTTGCGATCTCGCCATCGCCTCGCATGAGGCGACGTTCTGCACGCCGGGCGTCAACATCGGCCTGTTCTGCTCGACGCCGATGGTGGCGCTGTCGCGCAACGTGTCGCGCAAGCATGCGATGGAAATGCTCTTGACCGGCGAGACCATCGATGCGGCGACGGCCAAGGAGTTCGGCCTGGTCAACCGCGTCGTGCCGCGCGAATATCTGAATCAGATTGTCACCAAATACGCGCAAACCATTGCGTCCAAATCGTCTTTGGTCGTGAAGACCGGCAAGGAGGCGTTCTACGAGCAGGCCGAAATGGGGCTCGCGGACGCCTACGCCTATACGGGACGCGTCATGGTCGAAAACATGCTGGCGCGCGACGCGGAAGAAGGCATCGGCGCCTTCATCGGCAAGCGCAAGCCTGAATGGCCAGAGGAATAG
- a CDS encoding ATP-dependent Clp protease proteolytic subunit yields MKNPVETYMNLVPMVVEQTNRGERAYDIFSRLLKERIIFITGPVEDGMATLVCAQLLFLEAENPKKEINLYINSPGGVVTSGMAIYDTMQFIKPAVSTLCIGQAASMGSLLLTAGHKDMRFATPNARIMVHQPSGGFQGQASDIERHAMDIVKLKRRLNEVYVKHTGKTYEEIERTLDRDHFMTADEAKDFGLIDKVISSREPAEGVAA; encoded by the coding sequence ATGAAGAACCCTGTCGAAACCTACATGAACCTCGTTCCGATGGTGGTCGAGCAGACCAATCGCGGCGAGCGGGCCTACGACATTTTCTCGCGCCTCCTCAAAGAGCGCATCATTTTCATCACCGGTCCGGTCGAGGACGGCATGGCGACGCTGGTCTGCGCGCAGCTCCTGTTCCTCGAAGCCGAGAATCCGAAGAAGGAAATCAACCTTTACATCAATTCGCCCGGCGGCGTGGTCACGTCCGGCATGGCGATCTACGACACCATGCAGTTCATCAAGCCGGCCGTCTCGACGCTCTGCATCGGGCAGGCGGCGTCGATGGGCTCGCTGCTCTTGACCGCCGGCCACAAGGATATGCGTTTTGCCACGCCGAACGCCCGTATCATGGTTCACCAGCCTTCCGGCGGCTTCCAGGGCCAGGCTTCCGACATCGAGCGGCACGCCATGGACATCGTCAAGCTGAAGCGCCGTCTCAATGAGGTCTATGTCAAACACACCGGCAAGACCTACGAAGAGATCGAACGGACGCTAGACCGCGACCATTTCATGACCGCGGACGAAGCCAAGGATTTCGGCCTCATCGACAAGGTCATTTCGTCGCGCGAGCCGGCCGAAGGTGTTGCTGCATAA
- a CDS encoding O-acetylhomoserine aminocarboxypropyltransferase: protein MTRTPGFNTLAVHAGAKPDPATGARATPIYQTTSFVFDDADHAASLFGLKAFGNIYTRIMNPTQAVLEERVAALEGGTAALAVASGHAAQVIVFHNLMRPGENFIAANKLYGGSINQFGHAFKNYGWEVRWADTNDLSTFESQIDDKTKAIFIESLANPGGTFVDIEKIGEIARKHGLPLIVDNTLASPYLIRPIEHGADIVVHSLTKFIGGHGNSIGGVIVDGGTFDWSKSGKYPMLSEPRPEYGGLVLHETFGNFAFAIAARVLGLRDLGPAISPFNAFLILTGLETLPLRMQRHCDNAVTVAAWLSNHPKVAWVNYPGLPSDKNNALQKKYSPLGAGAVFTFGLKGGYAAGVKFVEALELFSHLANVGDTKSLVIHPASTTHRQLSDEQKVKAGAGPDTVRLSVGIEDVNDIVADLEQALAKV, encoded by the coding sequence ATGACCCGCACGCCTGGTTTCAACACGCTCGCCGTCCATGCCGGCGCCAAGCCGGATCCGGCAACGGGCGCGCGCGCCACGCCGATCTACCAGACCACCTCCTTCGTCTTCGATGATGCCGACCATGCCGCCTCGCTGTTCGGGCTGAAGGCCTTCGGCAACATCTACACCCGCATCATGAACCCGACCCAGGCAGTGCTGGAAGAGCGTGTCGCCGCGCTCGAAGGCGGAACGGCAGCGCTTGCGGTCGCCTCCGGCCATGCGGCGCAGGTGATTGTGTTCCACAATCTGATGCGGCCCGGCGAGAATTTCATTGCTGCCAATAAGCTCTATGGCGGTTCGATCAACCAGTTCGGTCATGCTTTCAAGAACTATGGCTGGGAGGTCCGCTGGGCCGACACTAACGACCTGTCGACCTTTGAAAGCCAGATCGACGACAAGACCAAGGCCATCTTCATCGAGAGCCTTGCCAATCCGGGCGGCACCTTCGTCGATATCGAGAAGATCGGTGAGATCGCGCGCAAGCATGGGCTGCCGCTGATCGTCGACAACACGCTGGCCTCGCCTTACCTGATCCGGCCGATCGAACATGGCGCCGATATCGTCGTCCATTCGCTGACCAAGTTCATCGGCGGTCACGGCAATTCGATCGGCGGCGTCATCGTCGATGGCGGCACCTTCGACTGGTCGAAGTCGGGAAAATACCCGATGCTGTCGGAGCCGCGTCCCGAATATGGCGGCCTTGTCCTGCATGAGACCTTCGGCAATTTCGCCTTCGCCATCGCCGCGCGTGTTCTCGGCCTGCGCGACCTTGGCCCTGCCATTTCGCCTTTCAATGCGTTTCTCATTCTGACCGGCCTCGAAACCCTGCCGCTGCGCATGCAGCGCCATTGCGACAATGCGGTCACGGTGGCCGCCTGGCTGTCCAACCATCCCAAGGTTGCCTGGGTGAATTACCCCGGCCTGCCCAGCGACAAGAACAACGCGCTACAGAAGAAATACTCGCCGCTCGGCGCCGGCGCTGTCTTCACCTTCGGCCTGAAGGGCGGCTACGCGGCAGGCGTGAAGTTCGTGGAAGCGCTGGAACTGTTCTCGCATCTTGCCAATGTCGGCGACACCAAGTCGCTGGTCATCCACCCGGCATCGACAACGCATCGCCAGCTTTCCGACGAGCAGAAGGTGAAAGCCGGGGCTGGCCCGGACACGGTGCGGCTCTCGGTCGGCATCGAGGACGTCAACGACATCGTCGCCGATCTCGAGCAGGCGCTGGCCAAGGTCTGA
- a CDS encoding cupin domain-containing protein produces MSASNFLPLDANSVEAEAGAPAEERLISGDPKFRTWNVEERDGGLYAGIWESTPGKWRVEYDEWEFCHILSGVSVITEEGGEARTVRAGDSFLLRPGFKGSWEVLETTRKEYVIKL; encoded by the coding sequence ATGAGTGCATCGAATTTCCTGCCCCTCGACGCCAACAGCGTCGAGGCCGAGGCTGGAGCGCCGGCCGAGGAGCGCCTGATTTCAGGCGATCCGAAATTCCGCACCTGGAACGTCGAGGAACGCGACGGCGGGCTCTATGCCGGCATCTGGGAATCGACGCCGGGCAAATGGCGGGTCGAATATGACGAGTGGGAGTTCTGCCACATCCTGTCCGGCGTTTCGGTGATCACGGAGGAGGGCGGCGAGGCGCGCACCGTCCGCGCAGGCGACAGCTTCCTCCTGAGGCCTGGCTTCAAGGGAAGCTGGGAAGTGCTTGAAACGACTCGCAAGGAATACGTGATCAAGCTTTGA
- a CDS encoding AAA family ATPase: MAYRKQLTRLKAPYLKRILLEPARVADWEKYPWNLPLFRGQAFELEFTTPITIIVGENGTGKSTLLEAIGALAGYDEAGGGKGYRPVDHSSAIDKSGAALADTLRAHWLPKVTAGWFFRAESFYSVARYLDQAALDSGGPPPDFLSWSHGEGFIRFFEERCSRQGIYILDEPESALSPSRQIELLKMLGRMDRSGTAQVIMATHSPLLMACPGARLFRISRFGLDPADFQDTDHFRMFKDFCIDPQSFMAEALQEDGE; this comes from the coding sequence ATGGCCTATCGCAAGCAACTGACGCGGCTCAAGGCGCCTTATCTCAAGCGAATCCTTTTGGAGCCGGCGCGCGTTGCGGACTGGGAAAAATACCCCTGGAACCTGCCGCTGTTTCGCGGCCAGGCGTTCGAACTCGAATTCACGACGCCGATCACCATCATCGTCGGTGAGAACGGCACCGGCAAATCCACCTTGCTCGAGGCGATCGGCGCGCTGGCTGGCTATGACGAGGCCGGCGGCGGCAAGGGCTACAGGCCGGTCGACCATTCCAGCGCCATCGACAAGAGTGGCGCGGCGCTGGCTGATACGCTGCGTGCGCACTGGCTGCCGAAGGTCACCGCCGGCTGGTTCTTCCGCGCCGAATCTTTCTACTCGGTCGCCCGCTATCTCGATCAGGCGGCGCTGGACTCTGGCGGGCCCCCACCGGACTTCCTGTCCTGGTCGCATGGCGAGGGCTTCATCCGCTTCTTCGAGGAACGCTGCAGCAGGCAAGGCATCTACATCCTCGACGAACCCGAGAGCGCGCTGTCACCGTCGCGCCAGATCGAACTGCTGAAAATGCTTGGTCGCATGGACCGTTCGGGTACCGCGCAAGTGATCATGGCCACGCACTCGCCGCTGCTGATGGCCTGTCCCGGCGCACGGCTGTTTCGCATCAGCCGGTTCGGGCTCGATCCCGCGGATTTTCAGGATACCGACCATTTTCGCATGTTCAAAGACTTCTGCATCGACCCGCAGTCCTTTATGGCGGAAGCGCTCCAGGAGGATGGCGAATGA
- a CDS encoding CoA-binding protein: protein MNHDAYDNAYIGGILNSVKTVAMVGASANDVRPSYFVLKYLLAKGFSVFPINPGHAGKEILGRMTYASLADVPEPIDMVDVFRNAAAVPGIVDEVMKLYPLPKVIWMQLGVRHDEAAARAEAAGIKVVMNRCPKIEYGKLSGEIGWTGVNSGVLSSKKPLMRSGFQSFGVRQK from the coding sequence ATGAACCACGACGCCTACGACAACGCCTACATCGGCGGCATCCTGAATTCGGTAAAGACCGTCGCCATGGTTGGTGCGTCCGCCAACGATGTTCGCCCAAGCTATTTCGTGCTGAAATATCTGTTGGCCAAGGGATTTTCGGTGTTCCCGATCAATCCCGGCCATGCCGGCAAGGAAATCCTCGGCCGCATGACCTATGCGAGCCTGGCGGATGTTCCCGAACCGATCGACATGGTTGATGTTTTCCGCAACGCCGCGGCGGTTCCCGGGATCGTCGACGAGGTCATGAAGCTCTATCCGCTGCCCAAGGTGATCTGGATGCAGCTTGGCGTGCGTCATGATGAGGCGGCCGCGCGCGCCGAAGCCGCCGGCATCAAGGTGGTGATGAATCGTTGCCCCAAGATCGAATATGGCAAGCTGTCAGGCGAGATCGGCTGGACCGGCGTCAATTCCGGCGTGTTGTCATCGAAGAAGCCGTTGATGCGGTCTGGTTTTCAGAGTTTTGGCGTGCGACAGAAATGA